One segment of Lachancea thermotolerans CBS 6340 chromosome E complete sequence DNA contains the following:
- the ATP4 gene encoding F1F0 ATP synthase subunit 4 (similar to uniprot|P05626 Saccharomyces cerevisiae YPL078C ATP4 Subunit b of the stator stalk of mitochondrial F1F0 ATP synthase which is a large evolutionarily conserved enzyme complex required for ATP synthesis) encodes MSLRALTMKASTRPLVMLGMRQAPIGARYMSTPAPQDPKEKASSILSALPGNSALSKTGILATSAAAAVYAISNELYVINDETILLATFSGFVAIAVKFLAPAYKDYADARVKQVSDVLNASRTKHVDAVKQRIDSVSELQSVSDTTKVLFDVSKETVELEAKAFELKQKVDLASEAKSVLDSWVRYEASVRQLQQQQLAETVIKKVTSELSNSKFQDKVLQQSVADVEKLFASLK; translated from the exons ATGAGTTTGCGTGCTTTGACCATGAAGGCCTCTACCAGGCCTTTGGTGATGTTGGGTATGCGCCAAGCCCC AATTGGTGCCCGCTACATGTCCACACCGGCTCCACAGGACCCAAAGGAGAAGGCGTCTTCGATTTTGAGCGCTTTGCCCGGCAACAGTGCTTTGTCAAAGACTGGTATCTTAGCTACTTCTGCCGCTGCAGCCGTCTACGCCATCTCTAACGAGCTGTACGTTATCAACGACGAAACCATTTTGCTGGCTACCTTCTCCGGTTTCGTGGCCATTGCcgtcaagtttttggctcCTGCTTACAAGGACTACGCTGATGCTAGAGTCAAGCAGGTTTCTGACGTGTTGAACGCGTCTAGAACTAAGCACGTCGATGCTGTCAAGCAAAGAATTGACTCTGTATCCGAGCTGCAAAGCGTCTCCGACACCACCAAGGTCTTGTTCGATGTTTCCAAGGAGactgttgagcttgaggccAAGGCTTTCGAACTGAAACAAAAGGTTGACTTGGCTTCCGAGGCTAAGTCTGTCTTGGACTCTTGGGTCAGATACGAAGCTTCTGTCCGCCAGTtgcagcaacagcagctcGCCGAAACTgtcatcaagaaggttaCCTCCGAGCTGTCTAACTCCAAATTCCAGGACAAAGTCTTGCAACAATCCGTCGCTGATGTCGAGAAGCTGTTCGCCAGCTTGAAGTAA
- the AIM4 gene encoding Aim4p (some similarities with uniprot|P38305 Saccharomyces cerevisiae YBR194W SOY1 Synthetic with Old Yellow Enzyme): MSKSNYMSYSDEKSSSKSFGFENNNVKNQELGERSIFYDHEWNPEGKAPSGYKNVPYNQYTFKRKSKVEPKLQGFKSIPFPSSEDKQP; the protein is encoded by the coding sequence ATGAGTAAGTCAAATTATATGAGCTACAGTGACGAGAAGAGCTCGTCTAAGAGCTTTGGGttcgaaaacaacaacGTGAAGAATCAGGAGCTAGGGGAAAGGAGTATCTTCTATGACCACGAGTGGAATCCCGAAGGCAAAGCTCCTAGCGGTTACAAAAATGTGCCATATAATCAATATACCTTCAAGCGTAAATCTAAGGTTGAGCCTAAGCTCCAAggattcaaaagcatccCTTTCCCGTCCTCTGAAGATAAACAACCATAA
- the MED8 gene encoding RNA polymerase II mediator complex subunit MED8 (similar to uniprot|P38304 Saccharomyces cerevisiae YBR193C MED8 Member of RNA Polymerase II transcriptional regulation mediator Stoichiometric member of mediator complex), with protein MSQGPVPDTGVGVADSQADYDFSHVPAQALDAVRMRLAQLTHSQAKLKDEMARADLPQWHSLQAQVSIILTQLQSLTSTIHHFEETLDSTVVYPLANFPTTAHEGLLTTLLRKKNIPEVDEWINDAKETSGIDINTASHEDIKTALRSDEELTKWALDFLKQEHSNYSYHGFYTARELSAGASPDTQDTYQRAPSSKKPKKPFDANNVLKMIHQGTFS; from the coding sequence ATGTCTCAGGGTCCGGTACCAGACACGGGGGTCGGGGTTGCAGATTCCCAGGCTGACTACGACTTTTCGCATGTGCCGGCGCAAGCGCTAGATGCTGTAAGGATGCGCTTGGCTCAACTCACTCATTCCCAAGCGAAGCTCAAGGACGAAATGGCAAGAGCAGATCTGCCGCAGTGGCATTCTTTGCAGGCACAAGTTAGTATTATCTTGACGCAGCTGCAGTCTTTAACTTCGACAATTCATCACTTTGAGGAAACGCTAGATTCAACGGTGGTTTATCCGCTGGCAAATTTCCCAACAACCGCCCATGAAGGTCTATTGACAACTCTGTTACGCAAAAAGAATATACCCGAGGTCGACGAATGGATTAATGATGCCAAGGAAACCAGTGGAATTGATATTAACACTGCCTCTCATGAAGATATAAAGACTGCTCTTCGAAGTGACGAAGAGCTAACCAAATGGGCGCTTGATTTCCTAAAGCAAGAGCACAGCAATTACAGCTACCACGGATTTTACACTGCACGCGAGCTCTCTGCTGGCGCTTCTCCTGATACTCAAGATACGTATCAGCGTGCCCCGAGCAGcaaaaagcccaagaaaCCATTTGATGCCAACAATGTCTTAAAAATGATTCATCAAGGTACTTTCAGTTAG